From the Juglans microcarpa x Juglans regia isolate MS1-56 chromosome 3D, Jm3101_v1.0, whole genome shotgun sequence genome, the window ttattaaaaatctgttactatttacaaaaatctgctttataaaAAGAGTCtgctatgtaaaaaaaaattctgctatAAATatctgctttataaaaaaaaaatctgttatgtaaaaaatattctgttataaaaaaatctgctatgtaaaaaaaattctgttataaaaaactgctataaaataaaatgttatacaaaaaatctgtaataaaaagaaaattatttatattgttaattgctaatttgttactaacttagagtatgtcaatgtattaatattatatgctatacattatggaatatatattatatattatataataatacattgatattaaattattactaatactatataatatactaatagtaatattaatactatatactaatatatggtcatagtgataattatataatatcttatatataattataatttatattattatatattatatataatattaaaaaaattactttgaaTATATATTACAGTGAACCGGTCTAATCCAAAACCAGACCCAGACCGATTCCACCTGTTCATACTGGTTTAGTTCGATTttctagttaaaatttaaactcaagtgtatatctaaaacaaaagttaaatttgatatataCAGTAGatgaatcaaatatttttttatgaataaatatagaaaaaagtCAAAGTTAAGAGCAACTATTTtacacatataatataatatcatctAAATTACACatatcttaaatataaaataaaaaaattaaaaattaaaaacagctACATAGTGAGTAAAAAATATACACTATTACAATAacttattactctttttttatttttacttttcgcacattctctcttttccctcgACGTTTCCTATCCCAATTCCAAATATCATTACGTTTATTTCCCCCTCAAAAAACCTTTCACAGAGACTCTCTTCCTCTGCCATTCCTATCCCAGAAACTCTCTTCCTCTTCACACGACCTTTGTTCGACCAAGGAGCTCCGCTACCGCCTCACCACCGCACCACCAACCCAAGTCTCTTCGGAAACCGCACCACCGCACCACCGCACTCCAAGGACTGGAAATCGCCGAGTTGACTTAGAACCAGGTAAACCCCTCTTTCTCTCGCAGACTCCTTGGTCCTTCTGCCCCTGCTTTAAATTCCTTTTCCTCTTATCTCTCTATCCTCCTCCTTTCATAGTAGTGGGTTTTGATTTTACAGGAGTTGTTACTGTTTCTTGTTGGATTTGGATGTTTCTGGATATGATTTGCCCTCCATTGTAGGCCGCGATCCTTTACACATTCAATCAATTGAGGCCGTTTAATTTAGCTTCTATGAAAATCTTGAGCTTGGTCAGCTTCTCTGTGCTTGAACCCATGGAACGTGAGTTTAGAAATGTTTTCTAGATAAGCCCAGAAAAGCTAATGCCTAAACTTATTTACGGTGGCATCTCTGGCCGGATAAGATGTAATGAAATCAGCTAGTTGCTACACCTTTCAGGTTTATCGTGGCAAGATTTAGTCCACTGATCTTATCTTAATGAAATGTGTAAATGCAATGAGGATGAACTGCTTGTGAAAAGGCCTCAATCACCTTtcagtttttcattttctcatatATCCTTTAGTACATACACTGGCCATATctgaatgtttttctttgtatcAGAAAAATCTGTGGAATGCATGGGTGACAATTTCAAAACTACAGCACACTGTCACACTTAAAAGAATCAAACGGTGACATTGAGTATGAACTCTGGCTTCCATTGTCAGTTTACCTGTATACATAAACAATGTTTCTCTATACACATACAATAGTAAGGCCATTCTTATTCTCGAATAATGCTATCATCTACCAGCCAATAGCTCACTCAGAAAGAATTTccatcctctctttctctctctctctctctctctctctaggttGAACTTGCAGAAGGTTCAAAACCTATGTGCCTTGGTCACAAGGCTCCCACAACCCAAATTTTAAGCACTTGCAGATGCGACAGCTCCTTGAAAATGTGATGGCATGACTTGGATCTCTTCTGGCACAACACTTTCATCCACATATTCCTCTGCTTCACAGAGAAAACGTGCATATGCTGCATGAACATGGCTGAAAACCAACAATCCTAAAGTTAAGTTGCATGGCATGCAAGTGCAGAGCCTgacttagaaaataatttttttttttcattctaatgTATGAAGTTTTCTTAGATACACACCTATCTTGAGGAGAAATTTGAACTGCTCGTTCAAAGTAGCTTGAAGCCCTATCTTGGTCATGACTGAGCTCCCATGCTAGCTTAGCATATTGTGATAGAACTTCACCGTCCTTTGGATCTGCTAGTATTGCACGAGAGTAATACTCTTCTGCCCCCTGAAGATCTCTCTTGGACTGTCAACACAATAAGATTGTAAGCATTACTATTAACGCCCAGATGAAACATAATTCCTAAGAACTTGAGAATTAAGCGAAATCATCCCTTTGTTCAAATGTTTAGGCTTCTGAAGTATACAGTTATCCATggttgaaaaattataaaaattaaaagaaaaaaaccattaTAAGCCTAATGATTGCACAGGATGAGAAAAACAATATGCCCAaatgcaaacaaataaatatggCAAAACTAACCTGATACAGAAATTGAGCATAATTTCTCAAAAACAAAGGGTTTCCAGGATTTTCTTCCAGGATTTTCTTCCACCATCCTCTTAAAATGCTCCTCAACCCCTCCTTGATTGTCCCCGCCATCCCCACCGGAGCCTGTTGATTGGACCCGTCAAAAGTTCAAAACTCCATTCTCAATTATATGATTTTCCCCATCTGATATGAACATTATGAGTAAAAGGATCTTTCAGTTTTGTGAGAAGTCATTGATCCGTTTAAATTCCTTGATGCATGCAAAAGAGACCACcaacatatcatttttttattacatgtaTGTGGGTTTTTATCTGTTTGAGCTATGTTTACATGTATCTGTCCATTGTGTCAGTTTTGAGTTTCTGCCCACGTGCTAGGATCATTTGGGTATTTGAGATCTATTAATGTGCAGGTAAATTTGATTATATTGCTGAAGCTGTGCATCCAACATTGCTGAACCTCTTTGATAACTGTTGAAAATCCATTGCTCAACCATAATTCCAGATTTGTTTATCTAGGTAAGATCCTCTTATATAGTTATTTACCATGTTAGTTTGTATCCTATTGTATCCCAACTATTATATCCTATTATATACCATGTTAATATGATGAAGGATGGCCGCACCATTTGATGAGTATCCTTTCTTCATCACTCTCTTACAAAGTGGTGAACATGGGGAAGGCAACACTCCGTTCGATAGCATAGATGGTAATGTTCCGATCAAAGCTTCACATTGCGTAGGTGAAAGAATGTCACCCtctaaaaaatcatttcaaggTGTGTCTTTCACCATAGAGGAGAACACCCTTCTTGTTTCAGCTTTGCTAAATATTAGCATTGATGCTATATGCGGGACTGACCAAAAATTCACTCAAATGTGGGAGAGAATAGGGGAATatttaatcaatataaaaaaccaaatagtCCTGAACGTTCTGTACTGTCACTGACCAATCGATGGCAATGtatccaaaaatgcacaaataaattttgtgctGCTGTTGCCCAAGTAGAGTCAATACATCCTAGTGGTGCCATGGAGCAGGACAAGGTAATAATTTAGTTTctcttttatgttcttttagTGCTTGAGCTCATTTTTATTCTAACATTCTCACTTGGCTCATTTAAGCTGGAGAAGGCCAAAATATTGTATAAAGAGAATGAGAAGGCGAAGGCGAAGTACACCATGAAACATTGTTGGTGTATAGTAAGATaccaaccaaaatggcagcAACATATGTCGATGTTGCATACGAGGAGGAGACCGCCTGGGAAACGTCCAACCATTGCTAACTCAACTCCACTAGCAAATGACACTCTCGATGACAACGTCAAGATTATTGGTGAGAGACCTCTAGGCAAGAAaagtgagaaagagagggagagaaagaggaagtCTAGAGAAAGTGAAGATGCTAAGTTTAATAATAAAGCCTTAAGTCGCATGACCAATGATTGAACCGTGTGCATGGCGGAGAGGAGAGAAGCGGTCACCAAGGCTAAGAGCgatcgaatgttattaattgcATTTAAGAAGAAGAATATTGATATGGAGATCATGAAATTAGATCTTGCTggcatgaatgcaatgcaacAAGACTATTTTCAAACTCTTCAGAAGGAAGTTTACGAGGAAATGAAGAATAGATCTACATCCACATCTACATCTCCATCCACACCTTTTGGAGGGAAGTAACTCTTTGGTACTCCTACTCTTTTGTTTGTTGTAAATGCACATTAATGTAGTTAGATGGTAGACTCTAAAATTCTGATTTTAGGGGCTACCTAGCCACATATATTGGAAATACATGTGGCTGGGCAGCCACTATGTGATGTATTTTGTGGACGTATTTTGTGGAAATACAAAACCTAGGCAATTGCTCGGCGCCGGTGCAACTTGAATTGGACTACAACATTTTATACATATTAGCTACATTCTATGATTCGGTGTGGTGGCAATTTAGCTGCCAATTGTTCCACTAATTGAGTAGAGAtttagagatatttttttataaagtttagATTTCATGCCTTTGCGTGGCTTTCATGTCTATTATTTTGGTGCTATTGTGAATTGGGCATCATTATTATTGACAAGTTCTTCGGTATTCCTCATCATCaaaaattattaattcttaCTTTGGTCTAGTTGATTTAAGATTGATGCACGAATCATTTGTGAACTTTGCAATGTGTTGGAAAAGCTCCAAACATGCAAATTCTggatatgattactaattaattagaatataattactaattaaatggtaaaatatgataaaattaaataaattaataattaaaaaaattaaattaatattattttattattatataatgaataaattgataatcaaatgtggagatttgatgtgaatggaataattaaagtcaaattcatctcatattattttattattatataatgaataaatgaataattcaatatatggatttgatgtgaatgaaatagtcaaagtcaaattcatttcatattaGCTAAAACTTAGGTTTGGCTTTGGTTATTCTAATGAGAGTATTCTTATTTAGCGATGACACATTATGGCctggtttgaataatgagttgatatgagatgatacgagatgaaagttgaataaaatattattagaatataattgttaatataatttttgtcaattgtttattgtatttttttttttaagtttgaaaaagttataatgattagataagatgagatgatttcacTAAACAAATCAGGCCTAATtggctttatttttttgaaaaaccaTTCACATGCACTACAAGGCTATGAATTTTGGTTCTCGTATTTAGCGATGACACACTAAGACCTGGTTTGGATAATAagtagagatgagatgaaatgaaagtcgaataaaatattattagaatataaatttttaatattatttttgttttaaaatttgaaaaaattgcattgtttattgtattttatttagaagtttgagaaaattataataattcgATGAGGTAAGATAATTTCACTAAGACAAATGCTTGGTAGCAGCCATTGTTTGCTACATCCAAATTGCACACATTACGTGTCGAAACGCGGGGCTCCCACCATTTTGCAcacattttgaattttcatttcGTCCATTTCGTTCCTCTCTCCCCATCTCCCCGCGTTTACCTTTCTTCCTCCCTCcctgtttcttttttcctcttctccctTCTCGTTTCTTGCCTTCTTCTCCCCCCACCCCCTGAGCTTCTAAGAGAGACGGCGTTGTGATTTCCAGAGTTCTTCTGCACTGCACTGTG encodes:
- the LOC121254665 gene encoding uncharacterized protein LOC121254665 codes for the protein MAGTIKEGLRSILRGWWKKILEENPGNPLFLRNYAQFLYQSKRDLQGAEEYYSRAILADPKDGEVLSQYAKLAWELSHDQDRASSYFERAVQISPQDSHVHAAYARFLCEAEEYVDESVVPEEIQVMPSHFQGAVASASA